Proteins encoded by one window of Tunturibacter psychrotolerans:
- a CDS encoding MFS transporter, which translates to MSKSRSPLYVTTLIAGAFFMENLDGTIIATALPQMARSFHVGAVNLNIGMTAYLLTLAVFIPISGWLADRYGSRSVFASAIAIFTLASLLCGEARTLTQFTLMRIVQGMGGAMMVPVGRLIVLRNTPKEELTQAIAYITWPGLTALVIGPALGGFITTYASWHWIFFLNLPLGVLALTLALLWIENVRTDERHPFDWLTFVLGGFASVGVVYAMEKLGGEGGRWQLPATILVLSLLSGSLAVAVGRRRPAVSLIDFESLRLKTYSLSVYGASAFRVAVSVLPFLLPLMFQIAFGLNAFRSGLYLLALFAGDLSMKAFVIQALRRFGFRRILLVNGVITAGSMMLCATLTPATPPMLIVAILFFHGACRSMEFTCMTTLAYTEIPANRMSRANGFLSAIMQLSMGLGVAVGAITLRLVAHAHGHSAATPQLRDFHVAIMVMAVLALGPVVDSLGLSPNAGVATSGHNEAKLEVNPV; encoded by the coding sequence ATGAGTAAGAGCCGTTCGCCGCTGTATGTCACCACTCTGATCGCGGGCGCCTTCTTCATGGAGAATCTCGACGGCACGATTATCGCCACCGCGCTGCCGCAGATGGCACGCAGCTTCCATGTGGGTGCGGTGAATCTGAACATTGGGATGACGGCGTATTTGCTGACGCTGGCGGTGTTCATTCCTATCAGCGGGTGGCTAGCGGACCGGTATGGTTCGCGGTCGGTGTTTGCGTCGGCGATTGCAATCTTCACGTTGGCGTCACTGCTTTGCGGGGAGGCTCGGACGCTGACCCAGTTCACGCTGATGCGAATTGTTCAAGGCATGGGCGGCGCAATGATGGTGCCGGTGGGACGGCTGATTGTGCTGCGCAATACGCCCAAGGAGGAGCTGACGCAGGCGATTGCCTATATCACTTGGCCTGGGCTGACGGCGCTAGTGATTGGGCCTGCGCTGGGCGGTTTTATCACGACGTATGCAAGCTGGCATTGGATCTTCTTTCTGAATCTGCCGCTGGGCGTGCTGGCCCTGACGCTGGCGTTGCTATGGATTGAGAATGTACGGACGGATGAGCGGCATCCGTTCGACTGGCTGACGTTCGTACTGGGAGGATTTGCTTCGGTGGGCGTGGTGTACGCGATGGAGAAGCTGGGCGGCGAAGGAGGGCGATGGCAGTTACCAGCGACGATCCTGGTGCTGAGTCTGCTGAGCGGTTCGCTGGCGGTGGCGGTTGGCAGGCGCAGGCCGGCGGTCTCGCTGATCGACTTCGAGTCGCTACGGCTGAAGACTTATTCGCTTTCGGTGTATGGGGCGAGCGCGTTTCGCGTTGCGGTGTCAGTGCTTCCGTTCCTTCTCCCGCTGATGTTCCAGATTGCATTCGGGTTGAATGCATTTCGGTCGGGGCTTTATCTGCTGGCGTTGTTTGCCGGCGACCTGAGCATGAAGGCGTTTGTGATTCAGGCGCTTCGCCGGTTCGGATTTCGACGGATCCTGCTGGTGAATGGCGTGATCACGGCGGGCTCGATGATGTTATGTGCGACGCTGACGCCGGCAACGCCGCCCATGCTGATTGTGGCGATTCTGTTCTTCCATGGGGCGTGCCGGTCCATGGAGTTCACCTGCATGACGACGCTGGCGTACACGGAGATTCCGGCGAACAGGATGAGCCGCGCGAATGGATTTTTGAGTGCCATCATGCAACTCAGCATGGGGCTGGGGGTAGCGGTGGGCGCGATAACGTTGCGTCTGGTGGCGCATGCGCATGGACACTCTGCTGCGACGCCGCAGCTGCGCGATTTTCATGTTGCCATCATGGTGATGGCAGTTCTGGCGCTGGGACCGGTGGTGGATAGCCTGGGGCTCTCACCGAACGCAGGCGTGGCGACGAGCGGCCATAACGAGGCAAAGCTTGAGGTCAACCCAGTCTAA
- a CDS encoding TolB family protein, translating to MSKVRSRVHVAGLFCFFASYLQPCANAIVEPTPAKDSALPVPEVFAPGIISGPANDGSPTFSPDGGTLFFTRSSAHWSIILESHRLRDGWSEPKVASFSGEWSDSSPALSPDGSFLVFVSVRPLATVSVQAKQGSPNMASHIWRVNRVGSGWNAPVELPESVNSFQWIFRPSVAGDGSIYFTAAVKGKELSLFRSKYQNGAYQNAEPLSFSDGSVKDVDPEIAPDQSFLVFTSKRPRPGDTSHEHLFIVYNRVGVWGSVVPIRYAGDDANGSSEDNDPRFGADHRTVYFTSDRTLAVHFPRTHEEAAEDYQRLQTWDNSNSNIWVISLSPVLKEATSSQPKL from the coding sequence ATGTCCAAAGTACGATCCCGCGTGCATGTCGCAGGTCTTTTCTGTTTCTTTGCCAGCTACCTGCAACCGTGCGCCAACGCTATCGTTGAACCGACTCCAGCGAAAGACAGTGCGCTCCCCGTACCCGAAGTATTCGCTCCGGGCATCATCTCCGGACCTGCCAACGACGGATCGCCAACGTTCTCTCCCGATGGAGGCACGCTCTTCTTCACTCGAAGTAGTGCGCACTGGTCCATCATCCTCGAATCGCATCGGCTCAGAGATGGGTGGTCCGAGCCTAAGGTTGCTTCGTTCTCCGGCGAATGGTCGGATTCGTCACCAGCACTCTCTCCGGATGGTTCGTTTCTAGTCTTTGTTTCGGTGCGCCCGCTCGCGACGGTTTCCGTTCAGGCTAAACAAGGTAGCCCGAACATGGCGTCTCATATCTGGAGGGTCAACCGCGTTGGATCGGGTTGGAATGCGCCGGTAGAACTTCCCGAGTCAGTGAACTCTTTCCAGTGGATCTTTCGACCTAGTGTCGCAGGGGACGGAAGTATCTATTTCACTGCTGCTGTGAAAGGAAAAGAGCTGAGCCTGTTTCGCTCGAAGTATCAGAACGGAGCTTATCAAAATGCGGAGCCTCTTTCCTTCAGCGACGGCAGCGTGAAGGATGTCGATCCTGAAATAGCTCCCGACCAGTCGTTCCTGGTATTTACCAGCAAGCGCCCCAGGCCGGGTGATACATCGCATGAGCATCTGTTTATCGTTTACAACCGAGTCGGCGTATGGGGTTCAGTCGTGCCGATCCGATATGCAGGCGATGACGCGAATGGCTCGAGTGAGGACAACGATCCCCGCTTCGGTGCGGATCATCGAACGGTTTATTTCACCAGCGATCGCACGCTGGCGGTCCATTTCCCTCGTACACATGAGGAAGCCGCCGAAGACTACCAGCGTCTTCAGACCTGGGACAATAGCAACTCGAACATATGGGTGATCTCCCTAAGCCCGGTGCTGAAGGAGGCTACCTCCTCGCAGCCCAAGCTCTGA
- a CDS encoding nuclear transport factor 2 family protein, whose product MHRLSLISLLLVSSLPAIAQSVTVSEVKAREEEFRQSELQYDTAAAAQILADDFVLISASDGKPHDKKWFLPLIGDRADPIEALEYGDMDVRVYGTSAVVISTVHEKFLLHGKSVEFRGPRTAVWVKIK is encoded by the coding sequence ATGCATCGCCTTTCCTTGATATCACTTCTCCTCGTCAGCTCGCTTCCTGCGATCGCTCAATCGGTTACTGTTTCAGAGGTTAAGGCACGAGAGGAAGAGTTCAGGCAGTCAGAACTTCAATATGACACTGCAGCGGCGGCGCAAATCCTTGCCGATGATTTTGTTTTGATCTCAGCGAGCGACGGAAAGCCCCACGACAAGAAATGGTTTCTTCCGCTCATCGGCGATCGTGCAGATCCGATTGAAGCTCTCGAATACGGAGACATGGACGTTCGCGTCTACGGCACTTCGGCAGTTGTCATCTCCACGGTCCATGAAAAGTTTCTGCTACATGGAAAGTCCGTGGAATTCCGCGGCCCGCGTACCGCTGTCTGGGTCAAGATCAAATGA